A single Bacillus sp. HMF5848 DNA region contains:
- a CDS encoding methyl-accepting chemotaxis protein, translating to MVSGLRILIQEVRQNADNLAASSEEISASTEEIAGGSQQQAQSASDTTEMVKDMTKAIQEVSRNAEDASSFSQKTESAASNGSMVMQETLEGMSNIKQQITELASKSEQIGEIVEVIDEIAEQTNLLALNAAIEAARAGEAGKGFAVVADEVRKLAERSSKATKEISELIHSIQQNTESSVTAVNNGNERANSAGVTFKEIVKLVKESATKVSSIAAASEEQAAQSEEVLTSVENIAAITEETAASVEETAATANDLARMAEVLNSLTSRFKV from the coding sequence ATGGTGTCTGGCTTACGTATACTTATCCAAGAGGTGCGTCAAAATGCGGATAATTTAGCAGCAAGTTCTGAGGAAATTTCTGCGAGTACAGAGGAGATAGCAGGAGGCAGTCAACAACAAGCGCAATCGGCTTCAGATACAACAGAGATGGTTAAGGATATGACGAAGGCTATTCAAGAGGTTTCTCGTAATGCAGAGGATGCTTCTAGCTTCTCTCAAAAAACAGAATCTGCGGCTTCAAATGGCTCCATGGTTATGCAAGAGACATTAGAAGGTATGAGTAACATTAAACAACAAATTACTGAACTAGCTTCAAAATCAGAGCAAATTGGCGAGATTGTTGAAGTAATTGATGAAATTGCTGAACAAACGAATTTATTAGCGTTAAATGCAGCCATAGAAGCGGCGCGAGCAGGAGAAGCGGGTAAAGGCTTTGCTGTAGTTGCAGACGAGGTTCGTAAACTGGCCGAACGTAGTAGTAAAGCAACAAAAGAAATTTCTGAACTTATTCATTCCATTCAGCAAAATACCGAAAGCTCAGTTACAGCTGTAAACAATGGAAATGAGCGAGCAAATAGTGCGGGAGTCACCTTTAAAGAAATTGTGAAACTTGTAAAAGAGTCTGCCACAAAAGTTTCTAGTATTGCTGCTGCGAGTGAAGAGCAAGCTGCACAAAGCGAGGAGGTTCTTACATCAGTAGAAAACATTGCAGCGATCACAGAAGAAACAGCAGCTAGTGTAGAAGAAACAGCAGCAACAGCAAATGATCTTGCACGCATGGCTGAAGTCTTAAATAGCTTAACAAGTCGTTTCAAAGTGTAA